ACCCAGCTCCTGTTTGCAATAGTCCGAGGCGTTATAACCCGGCGAATCCAGGCAGATGATAATGGCCGATTTCCGAATCCCGTCGGCGATGGAGTCGTCAAAGAGGACGCTGCCGTCCAGTTTTTTGGTGTCCCACCAAATCTTAACCGAGTCCATCCGGCCGAATTGCCTGGCGAGCATCAGGTTGAGGTTCTGGTAAAACTGCTTGATCCATCCGTCTTCCTGGTCCGGAAAACAAATATTGTCTACATGAGCATAACTGATAAAGATGTCATACTCGTACCCGGGTACGTATGCCATGGAGTGACGGTTTGGTGGTTAGTTCTCTGTAAGGTAGTGAATTAATCCGAAATACAGAGGTATTTTCAGGCCCCCGCTTCGGAGGCCCCGCTCGAAGCCATAATTTCGTTCCAGCCGCGATTCTCGTTGCTGAGGATATCTTCCACATTGCTGACAAACAAGGCGTAGGCTTCCCGGTTGCCGGCATAGGCCCGTGTACGGGTTTGATAGAGTATTTTTTCACGGAGCAGCGCCTCGGCCGCGGTCCGGTAGCTCAGCCACTTCTCCTGGAATTTGTAGAGGGCGGCAATCCCGGTAGCCATTGCCGTCAATACCCCAAGGCAGGCCACAAGCAGGCCGTCAAACTGGCTGTTCCACTGGGAATATCCGGCCACCAGCGGGATCAGCGAACCCGAAACGATGATGATGCCGCTGAACAGCATGTGGTACTTCTTGTTGCGGGTGCTTTTTTTCCGGTACCAGTTCAGTTGGTCGTCCACCCGGTCACGCATAAATTGTTCCTCGTTCATTTCCATGGCAATGAGAGAATTACCCGTTACAAGTTACACCTTTTCATTTCACCCGGCATATAGCAGCCCCTTTTCCAATCCGCGGAGTTCCGCCAGGCCTTTCAGGCGTCCAGTAAGGGAATAGCCCGGATAGCTCTTGCTGCCGTGTTCCAGCTCGTGTAAAAAGCCGTGGTCGGGCCGCATTGGCAGGGAAAGCCCCCGCCGCGCCATCAGCCGGAGGAGCCGGGAGACCACTTCCTCCATCGGGACATGGCCGTCCAGGTGGTCGGATTCCCGGAAGGCACCGTCTGCCTCGTGGGCGACGTTTCTGAGGTGGAGAAAATGAATCCGCTCCCCAAAGGCGTCTACCATGGACGGCAGGTCGTTCGTTTTACCGGCGCCCAGGGAGCCCGTACAGAAACACAGGCCGTTGGCAACACTCGGTACGGCATCGAACAGCTTTTGGAGGTGATCATGCCCGGATACCACACGGGGGAGCCCCAGCAGCGGATAGGGCGGGTCGTCCGGGTGGACCGCCAGCACGGCGCCGCTGGCCTCGGCTACCGGCACCACGGCCTCCAGGAACTCAATAAGGTGCTTCCGCAACCGGGATTCCGGGATCCGGTCGTAGTCGGCCAGCAACGCCATCAATGCGGCCTCCGTAAAATGCTCGTCGCTCCCCGGGAGCCCCTGCAGAACCGACCGCCGGATGCGGTTGCGGCGCTCCTCGCCCAGCGAATCATCGAGTGCTGCCGCCCGTTTGCGAACGCCGGCATCGTAATCGGCATCGGCCCCGGGGCGCCCCAGGCTGTGGATATCGAACC
This genomic window from Robiginitalea biformata HTCC2501 contains:
- a CDS encoding DUF4231 domain-containing protein, whose protein sequence is MEMNEEQFMRDRVDDQLNWYRKKSTRNKKYHMLFSGIIIVSGSLIPLVAGYSQWNSQFDGLLVACLGVLTAMATGIAALYKFQEKWLSYRTAAEALLREKILYQTRTRAYAGNREAYALFVSNVEDILSNENRGWNEIMASSGASEAGA
- the uxuA gene encoding mannonate dehydratase, giving the protein MSKSSKGLKGGPEDYRMMPCMRWYGPQDGVSLTAIRQAGAAGIVTALHQIPPGQVWETAAIRERQRVVREAGMEWVVVESLPVSEAIKQQKGDYLDHIANYQQSIRNLAACGIRVITYNFMPVLDWVRTELEHPNPDGTRTLRFDRAAFAWFDIHSLGRPGADADYDAGVRKRAAALDDSLGEERRNRIRRSVLQGLPGSDEHFTEAALMALLADYDRIPESRLRKHLIEFLEAVVPVAEASGAVLAVHPDDPPYPLLGLPRVVSGHDHLQKLFDAVPSVANGLCFCTGSLGAGKTNDLPSMVDAFGERIHFLHLRNVAHEADGAFRESDHLDGHVPMEEVVSRLLRLMARRGLSLPMRPDHGFLHELEHGSKSYPGYSLTGRLKGLAELRGLEKGLLYAG